The Hyperolius riggenbachi isolate aHypRig1 chromosome 3, aHypRig1.pri, whole genome shotgun sequence genome window below encodes:
- the LOC137562399 gene encoding protocadherin gamma-B2-like, whose protein sequence is MRKDSIIANIAKDLGLDVNQILSRKLKIASRLSEKYFYVNLDNGNLYVKDRIDRETLCGTAATCFLTFDAVVENPFNIFKVKIEIQDINDNAPRFIPDTFSLKIVEFAPPKTRFTLQNAEDPDIGINSVQTYKLNDNQYFTLAENINPDGTTFLELVLEKLLDRETKADHEIILSALDGGNPLRSGTALIQIIVIDGNDNFPLFTQQVYKVSVNEDVSVNTPIITVNASDIDEGINGQITYSFSKTSGNVHHTGMFDIHPSNGDIKTKRNLDYESAQHYELSIQAEDGGGLVSHCKVLIEVTDVNDNAPEILINSLSSPIPEDSAIGTMIALIEVHDQDSGDYREVDCQILEIVPFDLIVSSESHYRIATRAFLDRKQHSSYNITIVATDRGSPPLFSKQIIQIGIADVNDNSPVFLKSAYVAYVPENNLPGSTIYQIKASDLDTGDNAKIMYSISSTNMEPHPTSYFSINIETGVVYAQRSFDFEQQREFLINITARDTGHPSMNSSTSLVIHIVDMNDNAPKILYPSPEFGGPVQLEMVPFASEQGSLITKVVAMDADSGHNSWLSYHFIQM, encoded by the coding sequence ATGAGGAAAGACTCTATCATAGCAAATATTGCAAAAGATCTGGGATTAGATGTAAATCAGATCTTATCAAGAAAACTGAAAATTGCATCACGATTATCTGAGAAATATTTTTATGTGAATCTGGATAATGGAAATCTGTATGTGAAGGACAGAATAGATAGAGAGACACTGTGTGGGACAGCAGCTACCTGCTTCCTAACCTTTGATGCTGTGGTTGagaatccatttaatatatttaAAGTCAAAATAGAAATTCAAGACATAAATGACAATGCTCCCAGATTTATTCCTGACACATTTTCATTGAAAATTGTTGAATTCGCTCCACCTAAAAcaagatttacattacaaaatgcTGAAGACCCAGATATTGGCATCAATTCAGTGCAAACATATAAGCTCAATGATAATCAGTATTTTACCCTGGCTGAAAATATCAACCCAGATGGAACTACATTTCTTGAACTTGTATTAGAAAAACTTTTGGATCGAGAGACAAAAGCAGATCATGAAATAATTTTATCAGCATTAGATGGAGGAAATCCTCTGAGATCAGGGACAGCTTTGATACAGATAATTGTTATTGATGGTAATGATAATTTTCCATTGTTTACACAACAGGTATATAAAGTAAGTGTAAATGAAGATGTTTCAGTCAATACCCCTATAATTACTGTGAATGCATCTGATATTGATGAAGGTATCAATGGACAGATTACTTATTCCTTTAGTAAAACATCAGGAAATGTGCACCATACAGGCATGTTTGATATTCATCCCAGTAATGGGGACATCAAAACAAAGAGGAATTTAGATTATGAATCAGCACAACATTATGAGCTCTCTATACAAGCTGAAGATGGAGGTGGTCTAGTTAGTCATTGCAAAGTGTTAATAGAGGTAACTGATGTCAATGACAATGCTCCTGAGATTTTAATTAACTCCCTCTCTTCTCCAATACCTGAGGATTCTGCAATTGGCACAATGATAGCTCTGATTGAAGTTCATGATCAGGACTCTGGAGACTACAGAGAAGTTGACTGTCAAATACTAGAAATTGTGCCTTTTGACTTGATTGTGTCATCTGAGAGTCATTACAGAATAGCTACCAGGGCTTTTCTGGATAGAAAACAACATTCTTCATATAATATCACAATTGTAGCTACTGACAGGGGATCCCCACCACTTTTCAGCAAACAGATCATCCAAATAGGAATAGCAGATGTTAATGACAATTCACCTGTATTTCTAAAATCAGCTTATGTTGCATATGTGCCAGAAAACAACTTACCAGGATCCACAATATACCAAATTAAAGCTTCAGATCTTGATACTGGAGACAATGCAAAGATTATGTATTCAATATCCAGCACAAATATGGAACCTCACCCCACTTCTTATTTTTCTATCAATATAGAAACTGGTGTTGTCTATGCTCAGAGATCGTTTGATTTTGAGCAACAAAGGGAGTTTTTAATCAACATAACTGCAAGAGACACTGGGCACCCCTCAATGAATAGCAGTACATCACTGGTTATACATATAGTGGATATGAATGACAACGCACCAAAAATCCTTTACCCATCCCCAGAATTTGGTGGGCCAGTTCAGTTAGAGATGGTTCCTTTTGCCTCTGAACAAGGTTCTTTAATCACAAAAGTGGTTGCAATGGATGCTGACTCTGGTCATAATTCTTGGTTATCTTATCATTTCATTCAGATGTAA